A window of Streptomyces marispadix contains these coding sequences:
- the lhgO gene encoding L-2-hydroxyglutarate oxidase produces MEYVPADTTSMSRPRPRPGYDCDIVIVGGGIVGLSTAYAIIRAAPGTHVVVLEKEPGPARHQTGRNSGVIHSGIYYRPGSLKARFAVEGAAELVGFCAEHGIPHEVTGKLIVATEREELPRLHALIQRGRQHGIPVRELGPAQITEREPHVRGLAAIHVGTTGVCDFTAVAERLARLAVEGGAEIRYGSRVDAVQRRPGTGVAVQVGTETVADTGDRPARSRSSVLRARAMVNCAGLHCASIASLTGDEPAARIVPFRGEYYELTPAREELVRGLVYPVPDPAFPFLGVHLTRGIDGGVHIGPNAVPALALEGYDWRTFRPGELAAVLAHPGAWRMARRHWRYGVGELRRSLSKRAFTTAVKRLLPEVSASDLVPAPAGVRAQAVLHDGTLVDDFLITEGPHTVHVLNAPSPAATASLPIGREVATRALRALDAVNVP; encoded by the coding sequence ATGGAGTACGTGCCCGCCGACACGACTTCGATGAGCAGACCGCGCCCGCGCCCCGGTTACGACTGCGACATCGTGATCGTCGGCGGCGGCATCGTCGGGCTGTCCACGGCGTATGCGATCATCCGTGCCGCGCCGGGCACCCACGTCGTCGTGCTGGAGAAGGAGCCCGGCCCCGCCCGCCACCAGACCGGGCGGAACAGCGGAGTGATCCACAGCGGGATCTACTACCGCCCGGGCTCGCTCAAGGCGCGCTTCGCCGTCGAGGGCGCCGCGGAGCTGGTCGGCTTCTGCGCGGAGCACGGCATCCCGCACGAAGTCACCGGCAAGCTGATCGTCGCGACCGAGCGCGAGGAGCTGCCCCGGCTGCACGCCCTGATCCAGCGCGGGAGACAACACGGCATTCCCGTACGGGAGTTGGGGCCCGCGCAGATCACCGAGCGCGAGCCGCACGTGCGCGGTCTGGCCGCGATCCACGTCGGCACGACGGGGGTGTGCGACTTCACCGCCGTCGCGGAGCGCCTGGCGCGGCTCGCCGTCGAAGGCGGCGCGGAGATCCGCTACGGCTCACGGGTCGACGCCGTCCAGCGCCGCCCCGGCACGGGAGTCGCCGTCCAAGTGGGCACGGAGACCGTGGCAGACACCGGCGACCGTCCGGCGCGGTCCCGCTCTTCCGTTCTGCGGGCCCGCGCGATGGTCAACTGCGCCGGTCTGCACTGCGCGAGCATCGCCTCACTGACCGGTGACGAACCGGCGGCACGCATCGTCCCGTTCCGCGGCGAATACTACGAACTGACGCCCGCTCGTGAGGAGTTGGTGCGCGGCCTCGTCTATCCCGTGCCCGACCCGGCCTTCCCCTTCCTCGGCGTGCATCTCACTCGCGGCATCGACGGCGGCGTCCACATCGGCCCGAACGCCGTTCCCGCCCTGGCACTCGAGGGTTACGACTGGCGTACGTTCCGGCCCGGCGAGCTGGCGGCGGTCCTCGCACACCCCGGTGCGTGGCGCATGGCCCGCCGGCACTGGCGGTACGGCGTGGGCGAGTTGCGCCGCTCGCTCTCCAAGCGTGCCTTCACCACGGCCGTAAAGCGGCTGCTCCCCGAGGTCTCCGCGAGCGATCTCGTACCGGCGCCCGCGGGCGTAAGGGCGCAGGCCGTTCTGCACGACGGCACCCTCGTCGACGACTTCCTGATCACCGAGGGCCCGCACACGGTCCACGTACTCAACGCCCCCTCGCCCGCCGCCACGGCCTCGCTCCCCATCGGCCGCGAGGTGGCGACCCGGGCGCTGCGGGCGCTCGACGCGGTGAACGTGCCCTAG
- a CDS encoding PPOX class F420-dependent oxidoreductase produces MRGVRDSTRGTRGRSAIVDEELLALLSEHKLGVLVTLKRDGRPQLSNVNYTYDSARRLIRVSVTADRAKTRNLLRDPRASFHVRSDDGWAWTVAEGDAELTPVAADPQDDTVEELIDVFRAIQGEHPDWDEYRSAMVADRRLVVRLRVAHAYGQPQRS; encoded by the coding sequence ATGCGGGGCGTCCGGGACAGTACGAGAGGTACGAGAGGACGGTCCGCGATCGTGGACGAAGAGCTGCTCGCACTGCTCAGCGAGCACAAACTGGGCGTGCTGGTGACGCTGAAGAGGGACGGGCGGCCGCAGTTGTCGAACGTCAACTACACCTATGACTCGGCCCGTCGCCTCATCCGCGTATCCGTAACGGCCGACCGTGCCAAGACCCGTAATCTGCTGCGCGATCCGCGTGCCAGCTTCCATGTGCGCAGCGACGACGGATGGGCCTGGACGGTGGCCGAGGGCGACGCGGAGCTGACGCCCGTCGCCGCCGATCCGCAGGACGACACGGTCGAGGAGCTGATCGACGTCTTCCGGGCGATCCAGGGCGAGCATCCCGACTGGGACGAGTACCGGTCGGCGATGGTCGCCGACCGGCGTCTCGTCGTACGGCTGCGGGTGGCACACGCGTACGGGCAGCCGCAGCGGTCCTGA
- a CDS encoding asparagine synthase-related protein: MRWLVGWSSAAPGRGRYAPGSLEPVGAQLLWSDPDPLWAVGDWRPDEVRVVEADAANRLAVFGCCGASDEELRLGLSAARGGAYRHLTAWPGSYTAVACVGRRLTIAADLAGARPVFHTPWDGGTAYATAALPLADLTEAQLDIGHLGALLACPDAPEALGDGTPYAGVRRVPPGHALILREGSREITSYEPASSLVVSAPPPVDPETAVARVRDALVEAVRARLAAPRHASEADLGYGSGYGPEPFPGEPFRDDSFRSGPLGDESFRSEPYGQRAYGERAFSDDAYPSGAYGHEAYVHDTYGRETHEERGAYGDGGAYGADGAYGDGGAYGADGAYGDGGAYERRSYGDGSAYGGPGARGDGPAYGDGSAYGAGSAYGGGSAYGEGGARREDRGYRSAYGNGGPGAGAGGTSRRRNGRAGPGMDGRDPGPVPGMGPADRRAARGGPAPGVGADLSGGPASGTLALLAAGLPGMPGTVHGTLDGTEGGERLLAVTFNDLATSGGSDSSALAELERARSIAENPRLHHVVVAGGEEALPFAELEGPLTDEPGPSLVVADRHRQRLAVGSSDHFVGYGARQVLDAHPARLADLLMDRRRRHLLRPVAALARADDVSPGRSVLVPWTVYRAARKLARTQYRDGVNSTAERLRNGASGSGTSGRNGTGRNGAGRNGSGRNASGRSGAGPGRDFDDDAAGGTGASADAGTGKGFADLGAFGGLGGYGSEGAVGSSVAALTWCRPGPAARWLTGEALAEVSARLEAAARLRPTVERPGERRARAALARQASDHRVLEQAAEIRNQRLHAPFYDNQVVRACRDLPEALRVKPGARASVLRAVLAGAGVHDLPAGWGAPSHAYQAASVRAGLRAATGELIDLFDAPLLADAGLIEARVVRKAIRAASQGEPLPLDGIADLVSTELWLRRLISRRGTCWTGSAAPRQRAVASGVLPAAQQRPAL, translated from the coding sequence ATGCGATGGTTGGTGGGATGGAGCAGCGCCGCTCCGGGACGCGGCCGGTATGCCCCGGGCTCGCTCGAACCGGTCGGCGCACAGCTTCTGTGGAGTGACCCCGACCCGCTCTGGGCCGTGGGGGACTGGCGCCCCGACGAGGTCCGCGTCGTGGAGGCCGACGCCGCCAACCGCCTTGCGGTCTTCGGGTGTTGCGGCGCCAGCGACGAAGAGCTGCGGCTGGGCCTCTCCGCGGCGCGCGGCGGCGCGTACCGTCATCTGACCGCCTGGCCCGGGAGTTACACCGCGGTGGCGTGCGTCGGCCGCCGCCTCACCATCGCCGCCGACCTCGCGGGAGCGCGGCCCGTCTTCCACACGCCGTGGGACGGCGGCACCGCCTACGCCACAGCCGCACTGCCCCTCGCCGACCTCACCGAGGCACAGCTCGACATCGGTCACCTCGGCGCGCTGCTCGCCTGCCCCGACGCTCCCGAGGCCCTCGGGGACGGCACCCCCTACGCGGGGGTGCGGCGCGTCCCGCCCGGCCATGCGCTGATCCTCCGCGAGGGGAGCCGTGAGATCACCAGCTACGAGCCCGCCTCGTCGCTCGTCGTCTCCGCACCGCCGCCGGTCGACCCCGAGACGGCCGTCGCACGGGTGCGGGACGCGCTGGTCGAGGCGGTACGGGCCCGGCTCGCGGCGCCACGCCACGCATCCGAGGCGGACCTGGGGTACGGGTCGGGGTACGGGCCGGAACCGTTCCCGGGGGAGCCCTTCCGGGACGACTCCTTCCGGAGCGGACCGCTCGGTGATGAGTCCTTCCGTAGCGAGCCTTACGGCCAACGGGCCTATGGGGAAAGGGCGTTCAGCGACGACGCCTACCCGAGCGGCGCCTACGGCCATGAGGCGTATGTGCACGACACGTACGGACGCGAGACGCACGAGGAGCGCGGAGCGTACGGGGACGGCGGGGCGTACGGAGCCGACGGTGCGTACGGGGACGGCGGCGCGTACGGAGCCGACGGTGCGTACGGGGACGGCGGCGCGTACGAGCGCCGGTCGTATGGCGACGGCTCGGCGTACGGCGGGCCCGGGGCGCGCGGCGATGGACCTGCCTACGGCGACGGATCTGCCTACGGCGCCGGGTCCGCCTACGGCGGGGGGTCCGCGTACGGCGAAGGAGGCGCGCGCCGGGAGGATCGCGGATACCGCTCCGCGTACGGCAACGGCGGTCCCGGCGCAGGCGCCGGCGGCACCTCACGCCGACGCAACGGCCGCGCCGGCCCCGGCATGGACGGCCGCGACCCCGGACCGGTCCCCGGGATGGGCCCCGCGGACAGACGTGCCGCACGCGGCGGCCCCGCCCCCGGCGTCGGCGCCGACCTCTCCGGCGGGCCCGCCTCCGGGACGCTCGCGCTGCTGGCGGCGGGACTTCCGGGGATGCCGGGCACAGTGCACGGCACGCTGGACGGCACGGAAGGGGGCGAGCGCCTGCTCGCCGTCACCTTCAACGACCTTGCCACCAGCGGAGGTTCGGACTCCTCCGCGCTGGCCGAACTCGAACGGGCACGCAGCATCGCGGAGAACCCGCGCCTGCACCACGTGGTCGTCGCCGGAGGCGAAGAGGCCCTGCCCTTCGCGGAGTTGGAGGGGCCGCTCACGGATGAACCCGGCCCGTCCCTGGTCGTCGCGGACAGACACCGCCAGCGGCTGGCCGTCGGCAGCTCCGACCACTTCGTCGGCTACGGCGCACGCCAGGTGCTCGACGCCCACCCCGCCCGCCTCGCCGACCTGCTGATGGACCGGCGCCGACGTCATCTGCTGCGCCCCGTCGCCGCGTTGGCACGTGCGGACGACGTCTCGCCGGGCCGGTCGGTGCTGGTGCCGTGGACGGTCTACCGGGCGGCACGCAAGCTCGCCCGCACCCAGTACCGCGACGGCGTCAACAGCACCGCCGAACGACTGCGCAACGGCGCCTCCGGCAGCGGCACTTCGGGCCGCAACGGAACCGGACGCAATGGAGCCGGACGCAACGGGTCGGGCCGCAACGCGTCCGGACGCAGCGGAGCCGGGCCGGGGCGCGACTTCGACGACGACGCGGCGGGCGGCACCGGTGCCTCGGCGGACGCGGGCACGGGGAAAGGTTTTGCCGATCTCGGTGCCTTCGGCGGCCTCGGCGGTTACGGCAGCGAAGGGGCCGTCGGCTCCTCCGTGGCCGCGCTCACCTGGTGCCGTCCGGGCCCCGCCGCACGCTGGCTCACAGGTGAGGCCCTGGCCGAGGTATCCGCACGCCTGGAGGCCGCCGCAAGACTCCGCCCCACCGTCGAACGCCCCGGCGAACGCCGCGCCCGCGCCGCCCTCGCCCGCCAGGCTTCCGACCACCGAGTGCTCGAACAGGCCGCCGAGATCCGCAACCAGCGCCTCCACGCGCCCTTCTACGACAACCAAGTCGTGCGCGCCTGCCGCGACCTCCCCGAGGCACTACGCGTCAAACCCGGCGCCCGTGCGTCCGTGCTGCGTGCCGTACTCGCCGGTGCCGGCGTGCACGACCTGCCCGCAGGCTGGGGCGCCCCCTCCCACGCGTACCAGGCCGCATCCGTACGCGCGGGCCTGCGCGCCGCCACCGGGGAACTCATCGACCTCTTCGACGCCCCCCTCCTCGCAGACGCGGGACTCATCGAGGCACGAGTCGTACGCAAGGCGATCCGCGCCGCCTCCCAGGGTGAGCCGCTGCCCCTCGACGGCATCGCCGACCTGGTCTCGACGGAGCTGTGGCTACGCCGCCTCATCTCACGCCGCGGCACCTGCTGGACCGGCTCCGCCGCCCCGAGGCAACGCGCCGTCGCCTCGGGCGTCCTCCCCGCCGCCCAGCAACGGCCCGCGCTCTGA
- the trmB gene encoding tRNA (guanosine(46)-N7)-methyltransferase TrmB gives MFPDGSGPSADPAGSHHERRIRSFQPRRSRVTAGQRAALRRLWPRWGFDIDGRHRIDLAELFADEPRGPAESADHGGPAERGADAEREGSAQREDRPVVLEIGFGMGEATAEMAAADPDTDLLAVDVHTPGQGNLLRLAEERGLTNIRVGNGDAIILLREMLAPESLSGLRIYFPDPWPKKRHHKRRLIQPEFLDLAAGPLRSGALVHCATDWEPYAEQMLDVFSGHPAYENTQLDGGFAPRPAIRPRTRFEAQGLGKGHKVRDLLFRRR, from the coding sequence ATGTTCCCGGACGGCAGCGGCCCGTCGGCGGACCCGGCCGGTTCGCATCACGAGCGGCGGATTCGCAGCTTCCAGCCCCGCCGCAGCCGCGTCACGGCCGGGCAACGCGCCGCGCTGCGCCGCCTCTGGCCCCGCTGGGGCTTCGACATCGACGGCCGCCACCGCATCGACCTCGCCGAGCTGTTCGCCGACGAGCCGAGGGGGCCCGCCGAGTCCGCGGATCACGGAGGGCCCGCCGAGCGCGGAGCGGACGCCGAACGGGAGGGAAGCGCGCAGCGCGAAGACCGCCCCGTCGTCCTGGAGATCGGCTTCGGAATGGGTGAGGCGACCGCCGAAATGGCCGCAGCCGACCCGGACACCGACCTCCTCGCCGTCGACGTGCACACCCCCGGCCAGGGCAATCTGCTCCGTCTCGCCGAGGAGCGCGGGCTGACCAACATCCGCGTGGGCAACGGCGACGCGATCATCCTGCTCCGCGAGATGCTCGCACCCGAGTCCCTCTCCGGCCTCCGCATCTATTTCCCCGACCCCTGGCCCAAGAAGCGGCACCACAAGCGCCGCCTCATCCAGCCCGAGTTCCTGGATCTCGCGGCGGGCCCGCTCCGTTCGGGAGCGCTCGTGCACTGCGCCACCGACTGGGAGCCGTACGCCGAGCAGATGCTCGACGTCTTCTCCGGCCACCCCGCCTACGAGAACACCCAGCTCGACGGCGGCTTCGCCCCACGCCCGGCCATCCGGCCGCGCACCCGCTTCGAGGCCCAGGGCCTGGGCAAGGGCCACAAGGTGCGGGACCTGCTCTTCCGCCGCCGCTGA
- a CDS encoding PRC and DUF2382 domain-containing protein has product MISQEQIPAVVDHMIYDPDGKKIGEARHVFLDERTGEPEWATVRTGLFGTQETFVPIHEGRVVGDNIEVPFRRTQVKDAPHMDVSKGRLTEQQERELYSFYGLAWDGTAAPGDETAGAAGTQQAPGADTSAGAGTGAAGAAGAAGTASTGTRAYERTGADTGAGAGAGTAGFATGQDAMTRSEEHLRVGTERFETGRARLLKYVVTEEVEQTVPVRHEEVRIEREPITEANRDDALSGPAISEDSYEVVLHDERPVVETEAVPVERIRLVTEEHVDQETVRGTVRKERIEVEGIDDTSSYGYGSTGTGTAA; this is encoded by the coding sequence ATGATCTCCCAGGAGCAGATCCCCGCAGTGGTCGACCACATGATCTACGACCCCGACGGCAAGAAGATCGGCGAAGCCCGTCACGTCTTCCTCGACGAACGCACGGGTGAGCCGGAGTGGGCCACGGTCCGGACGGGACTCTTCGGCACTCAGGAGACGTTCGTACCGATCCATGAGGGCCGCGTCGTCGGTGACAACATCGAGGTGCCTTTCCGCAGGACGCAGGTGAAGGACGCGCCTCACATGGACGTCTCGAAGGGCCGCCTCACCGAGCAGCAGGAACGCGAGCTCTACAGCTTCTACGGACTCGCCTGGGACGGCACCGCCGCGCCCGGTGACGAGACCGCGGGAGCGGCCGGTACCCAGCAGGCCCCTGGCGCGGACACGTCCGCGGGCGCGGGCACGGGTGCGGCGGGCGCCGCCGGTGCGGCAGGAACGGCCTCCACCGGTACGCGGGCCTACGAGCGCACGGGCGCCGACACGGGCGCGGGCGCCGGAGCGGGCACCGCCGGGTTCGCGACCGGGCAGGATGCCATGACCCGTTCCGAGGAGCATCTCCGTGTGGGTACGGAGCGCTTCGAGACCGGACGGGCGCGGCTGCTGAAGTACGTAGTCACGGAGGAGGTCGAGCAGACCGTTCCCGTGCGCCACGAAGAGGTGCGCATCGAGCGTGAGCCGATCACCGAGGCCAACCGGGATGACGCCCTGAGCGGACCCGCGATCTCGGAGGACTCCTACGAGGTGGTCCTGCACGACGAGCGGCCGGTCGTGGAGACCGAGGCCGTGCCCGTCGAGCGGATCCGCCTGGTCACCGAGGAACACGTCGACCAGGAGACCGTCCGCGGGACGGTCCGCAAGGAGCGCATCGAGGTCGAGGGAATCGACGACACGTCGTCGTACGGCTACGGCTCCACCGGCACCGGGACCGCGGCCTGA
- a CDS encoding MFS transporter yields the protein MSREPRGPNEKLGTVLALAGISNAGLARRVNDLGAQRGLTLRYDKTSVARWVSKGMVPQGAAPHLIAAAIGSKLGRPVPLHEIGLADADPAPEVGLAFPRDVRAAVKAATDLYRLDLHGGRRGGGGIWQSLAGSFAVSAYATPASRWLITPADSSVARDPETAAASGAGTGPGVGAADAAGGPDGASDAEHSPLRVGHTDVAKLREAADEARRWDSKYGGGDWRSSMVPECLRVDAAPLLLGAYTDEVGRSLFGATSELTRLAGWMAFDTGQQEAAQRYYIQALRLARAAADVPLGGYVLASMSLQATYRGFADEGVDLAQAAVERNRGLATARTMSFFRLVEARAHAKANDAHACGAALSGAESWLERAREGDADPSWLDFYSYDRLAADAAECYRDLKAPRQVRRFTEKALSKPTEEFVRSHGLRLVVSAVAELESGNLDAACAAGARAVEVAGRISSARTTEYVRDLLNRLEPYGDEPRVAELREQARPLLAAPA from the coding sequence ATGTCCAGGGAGCCACGCGGGCCGAACGAGAAACTCGGCACCGTCCTCGCCCTCGCAGGAATCAGCAACGCCGGACTCGCCCGCAGGGTCAACGACTTGGGAGCGCAGCGGGGTCTGACGCTCCGCTACGACAAGACGTCGGTCGCCCGCTGGGTCTCCAAGGGCATGGTCCCCCAAGGCGCCGCGCCCCACCTCATCGCTGCGGCGATCGGCAGCAAGCTGGGCCGTCCCGTGCCGCTGCACGAGATCGGACTCGCCGACGCCGACCCCGCGCCCGAAGTCGGCCTCGCCTTCCCGCGCGACGTACGCGCGGCGGTGAAGGCGGCGACCGACCTCTACCGGCTGGACCTGCACGGCGGGCGGCGCGGCGGCGGAGGCATCTGGCAGTCGCTCGCCGGGTCGTTCGCGGTCAGCGCGTATGCGACGCCGGCGTCCCGCTGGCTGATAACCCCGGCCGACAGCTCCGTCGCCCGCGATCCGGAGACCGCCGCCGCATCGGGAGCGGGCACGGGCCCGGGCGTAGGGGCCGCCGATGCCGCGGGCGGCCCCGACGGCGCCTCCGACGCGGAGCATTCGCCGCTGCGCGTGGGGCACACGGACGTGGCGAAGCTGCGCGAGGCAGCCGACGAGGCGCGCCGCTGGGACTCCAAGTACGGCGGCGGGGACTGGCGTTCGTCGATGGTCCCCGAGTGCCTGCGAGTCGACGCGGCGCCCTTACTCCTCGGCGCGTACACCGACGAGGTCGGCCGCTCCCTCTTCGGCGCCACCTCCGAACTCACCCGTCTCGCGGGCTGGATGGCTTTCGACACCGGTCAGCAGGAGGCGGCACAGCGCTACTACATCCAGGCGCTGCGGCTGGCCCGCGCAGCCGCCGACGTCCCGCTCGGGGGCTACGTACTGGCCTCGATGTCCCTCCAGGCCACCTACCGGGGCTTCGCCGACGAGGGCGTCGACCTCGCACAGGCCGCCGTGGAACGCAACCGCGGCCTCGCCACGGCACGCACCATGAGCTTCTTCCGCCTCGTAGAGGCCCGCGCGCACGCCAAGGCCAACGACGCGCACGCGTGCGGCGCCGCCCTCTCCGGCGCGGAGAGCTGGCTGGAGCGGGCACGCGAAGGAGACGCCGACCCCTCCTGGCTGGACTTCTACTCCTACGACCGGCTCGCCGCCGACGCCGCCGAGTGCTACCGCGACCTCAAGGCGCCCCGCCAGGTGCGCCGCTTCACCGAGAAGGCGCTGTCGAAGCCGACGGAGGAGTTCGTGCGTTCGCACGGGCTGCGCCTGGTCGTATCGGCGGTCGCCGAGCTGGAGTCGGGCAACCTCGACGCGGCCTGCGCGGCGGGAGCCCGCGCGGTCGAGGTGGCGGGGCGCATCTCCTCGGCACGCACCACCGAGTACGTGAGGGATCTGCTGAACCGGCTGGAGCCTTACGGGGACGAGCCGCGCGTCGCGGAGCTACGGGAGCAGGCACGTCCGCTGCTTGCGGCGCCCGCGTGA
- a CDS encoding PIG-L deacetylase family protein → MPTLVAFHAHPDDEVLLTGGTLARAAAEGHRVVIVVATDGLMGEAPGDQEPPRMRELRAAARVLGAARVVHLGYADSGHGAVLYPDPPDRTRFVRAETDEAARRLANVLREEGADLLLSYDAHGGYGHRDHVKVHHVGKRAAELAGTPRVLEATMPREAFGRLMRLVSALRIPVRYDSEALGRVYSPRAAITHAVGVRRYARQKQAALAEHHSEVAKGAGRLAPAMRLLVRLPVPLFGLVLGREWFVEAGPGRSRPGRVRSSTPSPPAP, encoded by the coding sequence ATGCCGACCCTCGTCGCCTTCCACGCCCACCCCGATGACGAAGTGCTGCTCACCGGCGGCACATTGGCGCGGGCCGCCGCCGAAGGGCATCGGGTCGTGATCGTCGTCGCAACCGACGGGCTCATGGGGGAGGCGCCGGGAGACCAAGAGCCGCCGCGCATGAGGGAGTTGAGGGCTGCCGCGCGGGTGCTCGGGGCGGCGCGGGTGGTGCATCTCGGGTATGCGGACAGTGGGCATGGGGCCGTGCTCTATCCCGATCCGCCGGACAGGACGCGTTTCGTGAGGGCGGAGACCGACGAAGCGGCACGCAGGCTCGCGAACGTGCTGCGTGAAGAGGGCGCCGATCTGCTGCTCAGCTACGACGCCCACGGCGGTTACGGTCACCGGGACCATGTGAAGGTGCACCACGTGGGGAAGCGGGCCGCCGAACTGGCAGGCACGCCACGGGTGTTGGAGGCCACGATGCCAAGAGAGGCGTTCGGGCGGCTGATGAGGCTCGTGAGTGCGCTGCGGATTCCCGTGCGATATGACTCCGAAGCGCTCGGCCGCGTCTACAGCCCCCGCGCGGCGATCACCCACGCGGTCGGCGTACGGCGTTACGCACGGCAGAAGCAGGCCGCTCTCGCCGAGCACCACAGCGAGGTGGCGAAGGGGGCGGGAAGGCTCGCGCCCGCGATGAGGTTGCTGGTGCGGCTGCCGGTGCCGTTGTTCGGGCTCGTACTCGGCCGGGAGTGGTTCGTCGAGGCGGGGCCGGGCCGTTCGCGGCCCGGGCGGGTGCGCTCGTCCACGCCTTCGCCTCCGGCCCCGTAG
- a CDS encoding PrsW family intramembrane metalloprotease, whose amino-acid sequence MDDEPSGAHDAPPHADRPSAEGCDAAGTDTPTTARDGTSLEQGGPGATGPNPDGPSAAGARLPHQQAPAPGPPTVNGPTHAPPTQPHTPPRTQPHETHAPFAPPRSPHPHSHTHPVPAWAQQPQFPAMPASPEEWRYRPPSAPSWWHRHRRTLRALTVVTLLALCGLIILGLVREQTGTVGLLVGVGLAVLPVPLLISAFRWIDGVEPTPWRNHLFAFAWGAFAATLVALLTNSLATTWLVTSFAGAEAPRADVLGSTVIAPVVEETAKGAAILLLFLFRRRHFNGVVSGIALAGITATGFAFTENVLYLGTAFGEDQLLGPEALHESVTAMTFFIRIIVAPFAHPLFTALTGIAFGIVAAVPRLGRTLRVLIPVLGLLTASLLHSIWNGSASLPDFTFLFVYALFMIPVFATLTWLAIWSRRLELRTVRDTLPAYAAAGWFEAPEPWGLASMRARAMARSLARRTHGASGARTVAEYQHFATSLALLRARAHHGSPAPDFHAREQELLHHLWQRHGVAGPATASAAVSLNRYRSPVSWGGPAAPYGPGPYPAG is encoded by the coding sequence GTGGACGACGAACCTTCCGGCGCACACGATGCGCCGCCGCACGCCGACCGGCCCTCCGCGGAGGGGTGTGACGCAGCGGGTACGGATACGCCCACGACGGCACGGGACGGTACGAGCCTGGAGCAGGGCGGGCCGGGCGCGACGGGCCCGAATCCCGACGGTCCGTCCGCAGCGGGCGCCCGCCTCCCGCACCAGCAGGCCCCGGCTCCGGGCCCGCCCACGGTGAACGGTCCTACGCACGCGCCGCCGACCCAGCCGCACACTCCGCCCCGCACCCAGCCGCACGAGACGCACGCCCCGTTCGCCCCACCCCGATCGCCGCATCCGCATTCCCACACCCACCCCGTACCGGCCTGGGCGCAGCAGCCCCAGTTCCCCGCGATGCCCGCGTCCCCCGAGGAGTGGCGCTACCGCCCGCCCTCCGCACCCTCCTGGTGGCACCGGCACCGCCGCACGCTCCGCGCCCTGACGGTCGTCACCCTGCTCGCGCTCTGCGGCCTGATCATCCTCGGGCTCGTACGGGAGCAGACCGGGACCGTCGGACTGCTCGTCGGGGTCGGCCTGGCCGTGCTGCCCGTGCCGCTGCTGATATCGGCGTTCCGCTGGATCGACGGCGTCGAGCCGACGCCGTGGCGCAACCATCTCTTCGCCTTCGCGTGGGGCGCGTTCGCGGCGACGCTCGTGGCCCTCCTCACCAACAGCCTTGCCACGACATGGCTTGTGACCTCCTTCGCCGGCGCCGAGGCTCCCCGTGCGGACGTGCTGGGTTCCACCGTCATCGCGCCCGTCGTGGAGGAGACCGCCAAGGGCGCCGCGATACTTCTGCTGTTCCTCTTCCGCAGGCGCCACTTCAACGGCGTCGTCTCCGGCATCGCCCTCGCCGGGATCACCGCCACCGGCTTCGCCTTCACCGAGAACGTGCTCTACCTCGGCACCGCCTTCGGCGAGGACCAACTCCTCGGCCCCGAGGCCCTGCACGAGTCGGTCACGGCCATGACGTTCTTCATCCGCATCATCGTGGCGCCGTTCGCGCACCCGCTGTTCACGGCGCTCACGGGCATAGCCTTCGGCATCGTCGCCGCGGTGCCCCGGCTGGGACGGACGCTGCGCGTCCTCATCCCCGTCCTGGGCCTGCTGACCGCCTCGCTGCTGCACTCGATCTGGAACGGCTCCGCGTCCCTGCCGGACTTCACCTTCCTCTTCGTCTACGCCCTCTTCATGATCCCGGTCTTCGCGACGCTGACCTGGCTGGCGATCTGGTCACGGCGGCTGGAGCTGCGTACCGTCCGCGACACCCTTCCCGCGTACGCTGCCGCCGGCTGGTTCGAGGCTCCCGAGCCGTGGGGGCTGGCCTCCATGAGGGCGCGTGCGATGGCGCGTTCGCTCGCACGCCGTACGCACGGGGCGAGCGGTGCCCGTACCGTCGCCGAATACCAGCACTTCGCCACATCGCTGGCGCTGCTGCGGGCCCGCGCACACCACGGTTCGCCGGCGCCCGACTTCCACGCCCGCGAACAGGAACTGCTGCACCACCTCTGGCAGCGCCACGGCGTCGCCGGACCGGCCACGGCGTCGGCGGCGGTCAGCCTCAACCGCTATCGCTCGCCCGTGAGTTGGGGTGGCCCCGCTGCCCCGTACGGGCCTGGGCCGTACCCCGCAGGGTGA